The sequence ATCCAGTCGATGGAAGACGCCGCAGGCGTCAAGGTCGTCCGCGCTCAGGTCCCGCTGTCCGAGATGTTCGGCTACATCGGCGACCTGCGCTCGAAGACCTCGGGCCGTGCCGTCTACTCCATGGAGTTCCACAGCTACGCTGAGGTTCCCCGCGCAGTGGCCGACGAGATCGTCCAGAAGACCAAGGGCGAGTAATCGCTCTTCTGGGCTCCCCGCGGCGCCGAGCACCGCGAAGCGCCGCGGGGTTCCCAGGTCACCTACAACTTCACATTCCCTCTCTACTAAACTGAGAACCTAACCCGTAGAGAACCGGTCGCAAACCAGTGCCCGGTCACCTTTACAACGACGTCCTGAGGAGGACCCAGTGGCTAAGGCCAAGTTCGAGCGGACCAAGCCGCACGTCAACATCGGAACGATCGGTCACGTCGACCACGGCAAGACCACGCTCTCCGCAGCGATCTCGAAGGTGCTTGCTGACAAGTTCCCGTCCGACACCAACGTGCAGCGTGACTTCGCTTCCATCGACTCGGCGCCGGAAGAGCGCCAGCGTGGAATCACCATCAACATCTCGCACATCGAGTACGAGACCCCCAAGCGCCACTACGCTCACGTCGACGCTCCCGGCCACGCCGACTACGTCAAGAACATGATCACCGGTGCTGCTCAGATGGACGGCGCGATCCTCGTGGTCGCCGCCACCGACGGCCCGATGGCTCAGACGCGTGAGCACGTGCTGCTCGCCAAGCAGGTCGGCGTGCCGTACCTGCTGGTCGCGCTGAACAAGTCGGACATGGTCGACGACGAGGAGATCCTGGAGCTCGTCGAGCTCGAGGTCCGCGAGCTGCTCGCAGCCCAGGGCTTCGACGAGGACGCTCCTGTCGTCCGCGTCTCGGCTCTCAAGGCTCTCGAGGGCGACGAGAAGTGGACCCAGGCGATCCTGGACCTCATGCAGGCTGTCGACGACAGCGTTCCGGACCCGGAGCGTGACCGTGACAAGCCGTTCCTGATGCCCGTCGAGGACGTCTTCACGATCACCGGTCGTGGAACCGTCGTCACGGGTCGCGCCGAGCGTGGCACGCTGGCCATCAACTCCGAGGTCGAGATCGTCGGACTCCGTCCGACCGTC is a genomic window of Microbacterium maritypicum containing:
- the tuf gene encoding elongation factor Tu, with the translated sequence MAKAKFERTKPHVNIGTIGHVDHGKTTLSAAISKVLADKFPSDTNVQRDFASIDSAPEERQRGITINISHIEYETPKRHYAHVDAPGHADYVKNMITGAAQMDGAILVVAATDGPMAQTREHVLLAKQVGVPYLLVALNKSDMVDDEEILELVELEVRELLAAQGFDEDAPVVRVSALKALEGDEKWTQAILDLMQAVDDSVPDPERDRDKPFLMPVEDVFTITGRGTVVTGRAERGTLAINSEVEIVGLRPTVKTTVTGIEMFHKQLDEAWAGENCGLLLRGTKREDVERGQVIVKPGSVTPHTDFEGTAYILSKDEGGRHNPFYTNYRPQFYFRTTDVTGVISLPEGTEMVMPGDTTDMTVELIQPIAMEEGLGFAIREGGRTVGAGTVTKIVK